One window of Chlamydia sp. 04-14 genomic DNA carries:
- a CDS encoding type III secretion T3S chaperone: protein MPKYPLEPVLAIKKDRVDRAEKVVKEKRRLLEIEQEKLREIEAARDKVKNHYMQKIQQLRELLDEGTTSDAVLQRKAYIKVVAVQLAEEEEKVNKQKESVLAASKELEKAEVNLAKRRKEEEKTRLHKEEWMKEALKEEAREIEKEQDEMGQLLHQLRKKKQRESGESSSWN, encoded by the coding sequence GTGCCTAAATACCCGTTAGAGCCTGTTCTAGCGATTAAAAAAGATCGTGTTGATAGAGCGGAAAAAGTTGTTAAAGAAAAGCGTCGTCTTTTAGAGATAGAACAAGAGAAATTAAGAGAAATCGAAGCTGCTCGTGACAAAGTGAAAAATCACTACATGCAAAAGATTCAGCAATTGCGAGAATTGCTAGATGAGGGCACAACGAGTGATGCAGTTTTACAGAGAAAAGCTTATATTAAAGTTGTTGCTGTGCAACTAGCTGAAGAAGAAGAAAAAGTTAATAAACAAAAAGAAAGTGTTTTAGCAGCTTCCAAAGAGCTGGAAAAAGCAGAAGTTAATTTAGCCAAACGGCGAAAAGAAGAAGAAAAGACGCGTTTGCATAAAGAAGAGTGGATGAAAGAAGCTCTAAAAGAAGAAGCGCGAGAAATAGAAAAAGAGCAAGATGAAATGGGACAGCTACTTCATCAGTTGCGCAAGAAAAAACAACGTGAATCGGGGGAATCTAGTTCATGGAATTAA
- the sctN gene encoding type III secretion system ATPase SctN, with product MDELTTDFDTLMSQLNDVHLTTVVGRITEVVGMLIKAVVPNVRVGEVCLVKRHGMEPLVTEVVGFTQNFAFLSPLGELSGVSPSSEVIPTGLPLHIRAGNGLLGRVLNGLGEPIDAETKGPLVDVNETYPIFRAPPDPLHREKLRTILSTGVRCIDGMLTVARGQRIGIFAGAGVGKSSLLGMIARNAEEADVNVIALIGERGREVREFIEGDLGEEGMKRSVIVVSTSDQSSQLRLNAAYVGTAIAEYFRDQGKTVVLMMDSVTRFARALREVGLAAGEPPARAGYTPSVFSTLPRLLERSGASDKGTITAFYTVLVAGDDMNEPVADEVKSILDGHIVLSNALAQAYHYPAIDVLASISRLLTAIVPEEQRRIIGKAREVLAKYKANEMLIRIGEYRRGSDREVDFAIDHIDKLNRFLKQDIHEKTNYEEAAQQLRAIFR from the coding sequence ATGGACGAATTGACGACAGATTTTGACACCCTCATGTCGCAATTAAACGACGTACATTTGACTACAGTCGTAGGTCGTATTACTGAAGTTGTCGGTATGTTAATCAAAGCCGTTGTTCCCAATGTTCGCGTTGGGGAAGTGTGTTTGGTTAAACGACACGGTATGGAGCCCCTCGTTACTGAGGTTGTCGGCTTCACACAAAATTTTGCTTTTCTATCGCCATTGGGAGAGCTTTCTGGGGTTAGCCCTTCTTCAGAAGTTATCCCAACTGGTCTACCTTTGCACATCCGTGCAGGTAATGGTCTTTTAGGGCGTGTGTTAAATGGTTTGGGAGAACCTATTGATGCTGAGACAAAAGGACCTTTAGTTGATGTTAATGAAACCTATCCTATTTTCCGTGCTCCACCTGATCCATTACATAGGGAAAAGTTAAGAACAATCTTGTCCACAGGCGTGCGATGCATCGATGGTATGCTCACAGTAGCTAGAGGTCAGCGTATAGGAATCTTTGCTGGAGCGGGAGTTGGTAAATCCTCACTTCTAGGGATGATTGCTAGAAATGCTGAAGAAGCTGATGTTAACGTGATTGCTCTCATCGGAGAGCGGGGCCGTGAGGTTCGTGAGTTTATCGAGGGGGACCTTGGAGAAGAAGGAATGAAACGATCTGTGATCGTTGTTTCCACATCAGATCAATCATCACAATTGCGATTAAACGCTGCTTATGTAGGTACTGCTATAGCAGAGTATTTCCGAGATCAAGGAAAGACCGTGGTTTTGATGATGGACTCTGTAACTCGATTTGCTCGAGCATTAAGAGAAGTAGGATTGGCTGCTGGAGAACCTCCTGCTAGAGCAGGATATACACCTTCGGTATTTTCAACCTTACCTAGATTATTAGAACGTTCTGGAGCTTCAGATAAAGGAACCATCACAGCATTTTATACTGTGCTTGTTGCCGGAGATGATATGAATGAGCCGGTCGCCGATGAAGTTAAATCGATTCTTGATGGCCATATTGTCTTATCTAACGCTTTAGCACAGGCGTATCACTATCCTGCTATTGATGTTTTAGCATCAATTAGCCGTTTGCTAACAGCAATTGTTCCTGAGGAACAAAGGCGCATTATAGGAAAAGCCCGTGAGGTATTAGCAAAGTATAAAGCAAACGAAATGCTTATACGTATTGGAGAATATCGCCGGGGTTCCGATCGCGAAGTGGATTTTGCTATAGATCACATAGATAAGTTGAATAGATTCTTAAAGCAAGATATCCATGAAAAGACTAATTACGAGGAAGCTGCGCAACAACTTCGGGCAATTTTCCGATAA